Proteins encoded within one genomic window of Argiope bruennichi chromosome 7, qqArgBrue1.1, whole genome shotgun sequence:
- the LOC129976011 gene encoding sulfiredoxin-1-like yields MRRHSIRPFLEICFTFLFRNVNSLNSVSSRQISRGSQCLSSKMDDTITSIHAAHIQEIHDVPFNALIRPFPSELEEEKVLSLMETLKNPETKENVPPVDVLWVTGREGGDYYYSFGGCHRYEAHKRLQMPTIRCKLVKSTIEDLKTYLGASTPDLK; encoded by the exons ATGAGACGTCATTCCATAAGGCCATTCTTGGAAATATGCTTTACGTTTTTGTTCCGCAATGTTAACAGTTTAAATAGCGTTTCGAGCCGGCAGATTTCACGAGGTTCGCAGTGTCTGTCAAGCAAAATGGATGATACAATTACTAGTATTCATGCTGCCCATATACAAGAAATACATGATGTCCCTTTTAATGCATTAATACGCCCATTCCCATCAGAATTGGAAGAGGAAAAAGTTTTAAGTCTAATGGAGACTCTTAag aaccctgaaacaaaagaaaatgtacCACCTGTTGATGTACTATGGGTGACAGGAAGAGAAGGTggagattattattattcattcggAGGCTGCCATCGATATGAAGCCCATAAGAGACTTCAAATGCCTACTATTCGGTGTAAACTTGTCAAGTCAACTATTGAAGACTTAAAAACTTATCTTGGAGCCTCAACACCAGATCTGAAATAa
- the LOC129976009 gene encoding EF-hand calcium-binding domain-containing protein 7-like, with amino-acid sequence MDMMESLNNNDVNFIERFLHAFKMLGGSELGVIDFDHFKQILEQENSADAKEILDLIKTENHVKDNKLDFVSLCSSILSIKGIFNSALENGKVAIQGPGINTRTFTRNKGSAKTSNSPYDKTISTQKSLNKFLKGVLFHVDGDMLSYRYQLEVLENTVVEIFVTAITDKGETTPNIPVEVLIFQDGKNKTFITSSSFLNEDGFCTVKYALKKGKYILIPILLKWDMLRKSNSFDRLNLDSLIHVEEDSSVILTSACERSLKTIFDCIDLDENGLLNPTEFDYFIRHVSGETAAEEWNTVEDNFKTENQQLTFEGFVELYRLVLQTDPTDVMSMLQHMGMNETLELENALPFRLAVKSVSGKFNLLPLPVSSYKEVAEKVLRKVAVEQGVSKKVRNMNDLFVFIHRLPYRATLVIQNQSHSRVKIRLDCSKSVNCASHYGRLDFTFNVLPRTCITGHHLFPVDPSKEWTVECTEYLL; translated from the exons ATGGACATGATGGAATCTTTAAACAATAATGATGTCAATTTTATTGAGAGATTTTTGCATGCCTTTAAGATGTTAGGAGGTAGTGAGCTGGGAGTCATtgattttgatcattttaaacaaattctggAGCAG gAAAATTCAGCTGATGCTAAAGAAATTCTGGAtcttattaaaacagaaaatcatGTGAAGGATAACAAGCTTGACTTTGTAAGTTTGTGTTCTTCTATTCTGTCTATAAAGGGCATTTTTAACAGTGCTCTGGAAAATGGAAAGGTTGCTATTCAAGGTCCAGGAATAAATACTCGTACATTCACTCGAAACAAag GTTCCGCTAAAACGAGTAACTCACCATATGACAAGACTATTTCAACTCAG AAGAGTCTTAACAAGTTTCTTAAAGGTGTGCTGTTCCATGTTGATGGTGATATGCTCAGTTACCGCTATCAGTTGGAGGTCCTGGAAAATACTGTTGTCGAAATTTTTGTTACAGCTATAACAGATaaag GTGAGACTACACCTAACATTCCTGTGGAAGTATTGATATTTCAGGATGGcaagaataaaacttttattacatcCTCATCATTCCTTAATGAAGAT gGTTTTTGTACCGTAAAATATGCTTTGAAGAAAGGAAAATACATTCTAATACCTATCCTGTTGAAATGGGACATGTTGAGAAAGTCAAATTCTTTTGACAGATTGAATTTGGATTCATTAATACATGTTGAAGAAGATTCCAGTGTCATTTTAACATCAGCATGTGAAAGATCTTTGAAAACTATTTTCGATTGTATCGATCTTGATGAAAATGGGCTTCTCAATCCAACtgaatttgattatttcattcgCCACGTATCTGGCGAAACAGCAGCTGAAGAATGGAATACTGTTGAAg ataattttaaaacagaaaatcaaCAGTTAACTTTTGAAGGCTTTGTGGAACTCTACAGATTAGTTCTGCAAACAGATCCTACTGATGTAATGAGCATGCTGCAACATATGGGAATGAATGAAACTTTGGaacttgaaaat GCACTACCATTCCGTTTGGCTGTCAAATCTGTATCTGGAAAGTTCAATCTTCTACCACTGCCTGTATCTTCCTACAAAGAAGTTGCtgaaaaagttttgagaaaagtTGCTGTGGAACAAGGAGTTTCAAAGAAAGTCAgaaatatgaatgatttatttgttttcattcatcGTCTCCCATACAGAGCGACACTTGTAATTCAAAATCAG TCTCACAGTCGAGTGAAAATTAGATTAGATTGCAGCAAAAGTGTGAACTGTGCAAGCCATTATGGGCGTTTGGATTTTACTTTTAATGTGCTACCCAGAACCTGTATA ACTGGCCATCATTTGTTTCCTGTGGATCCATCAAAAGAGTGGACAGTTGAATGTACAGAGTACctgttgtaa